In the genome of Bacillus thuringiensis, the window AAGGCTACGTATATAACTGAGACAGATACAAATCAGCAAGATGTTAGTAAGGTTCAAACGATTTTATCTCAAATACAATCTTCTAATTTCGCGCAGCAATTAAATCTATCACAAGATGAATTAAAGGTGTTAACAATGCCAGTAGAAATTCATACCAAAACTATATCAGATAAGGTTAAAGATGGAAAACATACAGAGGGTGTAGGGATTTTAATTAATACCTTTATCATGCTAAATTATTTAATGATATTATTGTATGCTGCACAATTAGCTACAGATGTTGCAACAGAGAAATCTTCTCGTGTCATGGAGTTAGTTGTTTCAAGTATTTCGCCTACCAAACATTTATATGCGAAGCTATTTTCAACATTATCAGCAGGTATTACGCAAATCATAATTTGGTGTTCGGTCGCAACTGTTGGGTATAAAACATCAGTTAATGATTCGGAAAATGATATTTTAAACAGTATTGATTTTAATTCTATTGCTCCTACTTTAGTGGTGTATGGGATTCTATTCTTCACATTAGGATTCTTATTATATGGCTCATTATCTTGTCTACTCGGCTCTATTATTAGTCGTATAGAGGAATCTTCTCAAGCTGTTATGCCGTTAACATTTATGTTAATTGCTGCTTTATATATCGCACTTTATGGAATGTCAAATCCAAGTAGCACGGTTGTTACCATTACTAGTTATATACCTTTCTTTACTCCTATTGTTATGCTCGTTCGAATTGGATTCCTCAATATCCCAGTATGGGAGATTGCGCTTGCATTAGCGATTCTAATCGCAACAATATGTATGATGATTGGTTTAACGAGTCGTGTTTACCGCGGTGGCGTATTATTATATGGTAAAGGCGCATTTAGTAATATCAAAAGGGCAATCAAGTTAGGGGAAAAATAAGATTGGTTTATTCATATTTAAAAAGACTACATAGTTAATCTATGTAGTTTTTTGTTGTTACGATAATTTTTATATATAAATTATCGTATTAAGCTATTTTTCAAAGAGAACTTTAAAAAGATCCCAAAAGAGAGTAAAGAATCGAGTTCTGGCGAACAACGCAGAGCGATGATTGATATAATTTATGTTTTTCTCCAAAATGAAGACAAGAAGTAGGGGGGGAATTTAGTTTTAATAATAATCATTTATTTGCTACATAAAGAAAACCCCTTGAATATCAAGGGGTTTTTCCTATGATCCCGACTGGCCTCGAACCAGCGACCTCCACCCTGTCAAGGTGGCGCTCTCCCTGCTGAGCTACGGGATCCCAACTATAAATATTACGATCAGCAATGTGTTTTCATTTCATTCGTGTAATCGAAGGATTTGTATAATTTATTGAATATTGTAACATTTGATGTATTCCTATAATAGCAACAAACTTTAATAGTGTAAAGATGTAATTTTCTGGATATTATCATTCCAATTTGTATATAAAAAATAAGCCCCGAAGAGCTTATTTTAATAATAATATCACCGCGATTATCAATGATATTTTCAAAAATACAATCATAAATAATGGAGCTCGTTCATGAGCTATCGTCCTGTAACTGTCATTCCTGCTGTGTAAATTGTATCTACAGAACCGTCAGCACTTACAACTTCAACTTTATAGCGATATGTTCCATTGTCTGAAATGTTTTCGCCATATCCTGTGAAAGTAGAAATTTCATCATTACTTCCAGCTGGAACCCATTGATTTTGCCAATGGAAGAAAGTATCATATTCTCCCCAGTTATCGCCATATTTTTTCTCGATGCTGACATTGTAATGAATATCTTCAGCTCGTTCATTTGTAATTCTTGCAATTACGTTTTGACCAAAGCTATATTCTGTAGCGTGTACTTGAACTGTAACACCATTCAACGTTTCGCTAGGACCACAAATATAACGACAGAACTCGCTTGCTCCGTCAGCATGTGCCTTCGGTGTATCAATGTTCATAGCTGTTAAACCACCTAAAGCTAAAGCTCCTGTTAATAATACTTTACCAAATGTTTTCACTTGAAATTCCCCCTAAGTATATTCTCAATTCGTTCCATAGATATCACATTAAGTAGTTTTATAACATTAATCTAATCGAACGCTTTTTTCCTCGAGTGTATTCGCTATGAATCTTTCATCTTGTAGTAATCTAACCTCTACATAAAATTTCATAGTTTTGATTCCATATATGTATCATGATTTACATAGAACAAATCTGTTAATACGTTTTGGTTATTTGCTTATTCCACCACTCTTTATTACCTTTTATTGGTAAAACGTTGATTTTATTATATACCATTATTATCTATTTACAAGAAAAAATCATACTGTATGCAAAAATGCATAATAAAAAACACTACTTGTATTCTGTAATTCAGAATACAAGTAGTGTTGGGTTTCAATTAATATTTAATTGGAACTTAATGCTAACTTTTTATGTTTAACAGTATACAATATATCATCGTTAATTAAAGTCATAATTGATAAATCTTGTTCAGGGGACGCTCTTCATGCTGAGCTACGGGATCTTCAAAAGGGAAAGTATAAGCGATTATGATAGTAATGTATAAAGGGATAATGATGAGAAGCGAATTTAGTAGAAAGTAGTCTTTGGATGTAGAGGTTATATTATTTCCGATACCAATCCAAAGGACCTTCATCACTCAAATCAACAAGAAAAGGGAACAAGAAGTGTAAAGGTAAGCTTATGAGTTCTGGCATAGCGTTCACTGTTTTCTTTGATAGATATTGCCTCCCAAAACAATACGGACAATCTTTTTCAAATGTCATGAGTATCGACCATACATCTTTTACTTTCCATTTCGTTTTACAATACGTACAACGCGCCATTGAGTTCCTCCTCAGTTTAAGGTGCTTTCTAATATATTCTACTTTATTGTACGAAAGTCATTTGAATTTGATGTGGTAAAATGCAAAACAAGCCTAACCACGTTCTACATTCAGGAAGGGGCTAGGCTTGTTTTAATTTCGATCAAAGTCTCTTTGTATCAGGCTGTTTATACATTGCCTAGATAGCTTCGCGTTAAATTCGGGAGAATAATTTTTCCATTTTCACTGTATTTTTCGAATAGATCTGATAGGAGAAAAACAAAGTTTTTATACTGTTCGTCATTTTCTTTCGGAGCATAAGACGCTGATAAATTTCTTCCCAAAAACCCTTCATAATCAAAAAGTAAATCATTTTGATATTCTTTAAACTCATACTTGCCATCTTTAAAAAAGCTGTTAAATACTTCTGGATTTTCATCTATTCCACCGCTAAAGCCTTTAAAGTTTGGGCAGGTTTTCTGGCAAATTTCTGCATTCTCTTTAATAAGTGGACTAGTTAAATCTCTACTATTCCAAACAAGAGCAACATTTGCTTTTTGTTTTAAAATTCGTTGGCATTCGATTTTGAAAGCCTCTTTATCAAACCAATGAAATGCTTGGGCAACAGTTACTAAATCTACACTATTTTCTTTTAAAGTAGTATTTTCAGCAGTTGCTTTTATGGATTGAAAACGAGAATATAGTTTTAACGATTGCTCAGCGATCTTCCTCATATCATGATTTGGTTCAACTCCAATAACATGTAAACCACTTTCAAGCAGCTGGCGGCTAAATATCCCTGTACCTGAACCAATATCAGCCACAATCCGATTCCCTTTCAGTTGGTTAGCTGAAAGCAAGTACTCAATATATTCATTAGGATAACTAGGGCGATATTTTGCATATATATCGGCCCTGTCAGTAAAATTTTCTGTTGTTTTCACAGTACTACCTTCTTTCTTACGATATTATGTACAGAAATAGAAATTAAATATGAATTCCGGCATCAGTCTCTAAGTCTACAACTTAAGAGTCCAGCTAAATAGAAAGGCTCAGTTTCTGTATTCAAATATCCTTTATCCGTTTAGTATACTATTTTAGATAATATCTTCCAAAAGACTAGAATGGCTTACTCAATTATGTTTTAAAGGGTATATTTTTATGGATTTATTTAATAATTTATGAGCGATTGTATGTCGTATTACGTTTACTTAGGTAAGAGATTTTCATTTTTGCTATTTAAATTGGCCAATATATCCTTTTTACAATTTACTGAAAATCATGTATAACAGAGATACATGATTATTTTATCTCGCTATTTGCGGGCAGTAAGATCCCTTACCTCGAAATTCAGCAAAAGTAAAGAAGTTAGGTTGGAGTCGGGCTGCCCGTAAAAGTCCGATTAGTGAGGGTTGATGAAAGTTTCACTTTATAAATATTCAGAAGTAGAGGGAGAAAAGTTGTAATGGTAAGAAAAACGTTCAAGATGCGCGTGTCTAAAAATAGAACGATTTCGATTAATGGATCGATTCTTGATGTGGATGTTACACATGATGAATTTTTACAAGAGTTTGTTGAGTGGGTTGATTCTAAAGGTTGGTCGTTTATGGGGATAACGGATGAGATTACGCCCGAGGAAGCTAGTCAAAAGTTAATAGATTCGTTGATTGATGAGAAGGATAAGAAAGAGTAATTCCTTCTTATTTTTATTGTATATTTATGTTCTTTATCGTAAAAATATGATATAGTAAAAAATAGTGAAAATTCTTCCAGTTTAATACAAATTACATATGATTGGTA includes:
- a CDS encoding ABC transporter permease yields the protein MNSFWTIFLQNYKSKVKATSYIVITIMISMLIIGMMNFEKIYNYFVGNEEEQVVVVTEKEELYTTIQQVFKNVDSKIHVKHSTDKQKAESGVKDGNYTYAIVVEELDNKQLKATYITETDTNQQDVSKVQTILSQIQSSNFAQQLNLSQDELKVLTMPVEIHTKTISDKVKDGKHTEGVGILINTFIMLNYLMILLYAAQLATDVATEKSSRVMELVVSSISPTKHLYAKLFSTLSAGITQIIIWCSVATVGYKTSVNDSENDILNSIDFNSIAPTLVVYGILFFTLGFLLYGSLSCLLGSIISRIEESSQAVMPLTFMLIAALYIALYGMSNPSSTVVTITSYIPFFTPIVMLVRIGFLNIPVWEIALALAILIATICMMIGLTSRVYRGGVLLYGKGAFSNIKRAIKLGEK
- a CDS encoding class I SAM-dependent methyltransferase; translated protein: MKTTENFTDRADIYAKYRPSYPNEYIEYLLSANQLKGNRIVADIGSGTGIFSRQLLESGLHVIGVEPNHDMRKIAEQSLKLYSRFQSIKATAENTTLKENSVDLVTVAQAFHWFDKEAFKIECQRILKQKANVALVWNSRDLTSPLIKENAEICQKTCPNFKGFSGGIDENPEVFNSFFKDGKYEFKEYQNDLLFDYEGFLGRNLSASYAPKENDEQYKNFVFLLSDLFEKYSENGKIILPNLTRSYLGNV